The following coding sequences are from one Anabas testudineus chromosome 16, fAnaTes1.2, whole genome shotgun sequence window:
- the drd2l gene encoding dopamine receptor D2 like has product MTLFNESDDTSPPSFPLSSIDYNLTRLVTHDPSHSPMSFPTSSSMSTSNCTSSPSASSPPYNFYAVLLVLLIFCVVFGNVLVCVAVSRERALQTTTNYLIVSLAVSDLLLATLVMPWGVYLEVVGEWRFSLIHCDILLTLDVMMCTASILNLCAISIDRYTAVAMPMLYNTRYSSRRRVAVMIAVVWFLSFAISCPLLFGLNNTASREGTTCSFADPAFVVYSSVASFYVPFIVTLLVYAQICVVLRKRGRRTAPPRRHGLHNQGGAEAGEGHRHRKNKCTQPEDVKLCTLILRPATAAPQRKKVTLVKEAVVHPLEVEPGQFLPRTEQSLAPAPAPQTSSHPGQARISLSISVGPSAVPPSTLTQSALMPRPPTLEDGMRGREGWRERSAGRDKWGITKERVRGRLSQQKERKATQMLAIVLGVFIICWLPFFLTHVLKAHCRSCCISPSLYSAVTWLGYLNSAVNPVIYTTFNIEFRKAFIKILHC; this is encoded by the exons ATGACTTTATTCAATGAGTCAGATGacacctcccctccctccttccctttGTCATCAATTGACTACAATCTCACCCGGTTGGTCACTCATGACCCCTCACACTCCCCCATGTCCTTCCCCACTTCTTCCTCGATGTCCACGTCTAACTGCACCAGCTCTCCGTCAGCCTCCTCTCCTCCGTACAACTTCTACGcggtgctgctggtgctgctgatCTTCTGCGTGGTGTTCGGTAATGTGCTGGTGTGCGTGGCGGTGTCTCGGGAGCGTGCTCTGCAGACCACCACTAACTACCTCATTGTCTCCCTGGCTGTGTCCGACCTGCTGCTGGCTACGCTGGTCATGCCCTGGGGCGTCTAcctggag GTGGTGGGAGAGTGGCGCTTCAGTCTCATCCACTGTGACATCCTGCTCACACTGGACGTTATGATGTGCACCGCCAGTATCCTCAACCTCTGTGCCATCAGCATCGACAG ATACACAGCAGTGGCCATGCCGATGCTCTACAACACCAGATACAGCTCCAGGAGGAGGGTGGCAGTGATGATTGCTGTGGTGTGGTTCCTCTCTTTCGCCATTTCCTGCCCTTTGCTGTTTGGACTCAACAACACTG CCAGTCGTGAAGGTACCACATGCAGCTTTGCTGACCCGGCCTTCGTGGTGTACTCATCTGTAGCCTCCTTCTACGTTCCCTTTATTGTAACTCTGCTGGTGTATGCGCAGATCTGCGTGGTGCTGCGTAAACGAGGCAGACGCACTGCCCCACCGCGCAGACATGGCCTGCACAACCAAGGTGGGGCTGAGGCGGGAGAAGGTCACCGACACAGAAAG AATAAGTGTACACAGCCAGAAGATGTGAAGCTGTGCACCCTGATCCTGAGGCCAGCCACAGCAGCACCGCAGCGCAAGAAAGTG ACCCTGGTGAAGGAAGCGGTTGTTCACCCACTTGAAGTGGAGCCCGGTCAGTTCCTGCCACGGACTGAGCAGAGTCTGGCTCCTGCCCCTGCTCCACAGACGTCTTCACACCCAGGACAGGCGAGGATCTCCCTGTCCATCTCTGTTGGTCCTTCTGCGGTTCCTCCGTCTACTTTGACGCAATCAGCCCTGATGCCTCGCCCCCCCACCCTTGAGGATGGCATGAGGGGACGTGAGGGATGGAGAGAGCGCAGCGCAGGCAGAGATAAATGGGGGATCACGAAGGAGAGGGTGAGAGGGAGGCTGTCACAGCAGAAGGAGCGGAAAGCGACACAGATGCTCGCCATTGTGCTCG GTGTGTTCATCATCTGCTGGCTGCCTTTCTTCCTGACCCATGTTCTGAAGGCCCACTGCAGGAGCTGCTGTATCTCGCCCTCGCTGTACAGCGCCGTCACCTGGCTGGGTTACCTCAACAGCGCAGTCAACCCTGTCATCTACACAACTTTCAACATCGAGTTTCGCAAAGCCTTCATCAAGATCCTGCACTGCTGA